Within Epilithonimonas zeae, the genomic segment TCAGTTGGGATTTGATTCAGTTCGCTCAATTTTTCTTTAATTTTTCTTTGATATGGGTCAGGATAACGGTTCAGTTCTCCGAATGGATTTTCGTTCGCATCCAGAAAAATCCCGTTATTGCCTTCAAATTCATCTCTTGCAGAAGAGTACGATCTGAGGTCAAGAATATTTTTGCGTGCTAATTTTTGTATTTCAATTGTCATTTTTTTAATTGTTTTTTGTCATTGCTAAAATTGGGAACACTTCGGCAATCCTTCGAGAACCTCAGGATGATAAAGTGTGACATCTCTGATACTAACTGTTTTAATTATCCATTGTCAGGCTGAGCCTGTCGAAGCCTTTTCTAAAGATTTTAATCGGATTGAAACTGCGTTTTTGTGAGCGGTTAATTCTTCTGCTTCTGCCATTACTTCAATGGTTTTTCCAAGATTTCTGATTCCTTTTTTTGTGATATTTTGAAAAGTAATTTTCTTCACAAAACTGTCCAGGGAAACACCGTTGTAGTTTTTGGCAAAACCATTGGTTGGTAGTGTATGATTGGTTCCTGAAGCATAATCGCCTGCACTTTCCGGACTGTAATTTCCCAGAAAAACTGAGCCTGCATTAGTGATTTTATTGGTGAAATTTTCAGCATTTTCTATTGCTAAAATCAAGTGTTCCGGAGCATAATAATTCGAAAATTCAATCGCTTCATCGATAGAATTAAACAAAATTGATTTGCTGTTTTGTAATGCAATTTCAGCAATATCTTTTCTGGGTAATCCTGAAAGTTGTTGTTGGATTTCAATATGAATTTCATCAATTATTTTTTCAGAATTACTTAAAAGAATCACTTGAGAATCGGTTCCGTGTTCGGCTTGTGAAAGCAAATCAGAAGCGACAAACTCAGCAATAGAAGTTTCATCGGCGATGACCAGAACCTCGCTTGGACCAGCCGGAATATCGATAGCAACATTATAATTGAGCGCCAATTGTTTCGCAGCTGTCACATATTGATTGCCAGGTCCGAAAATTTTATCCACTTTCGGGATTGTTTCTGTTCCAAACGTTAAACCTGCAATCGCTTGACTTCCTCCTACTTTGAAAATATTTTTAATTCCGATTAAGTTTGCTGTAAACAAAATCGCCGGATTGATTTTTCCATTTTTATCGGGTGGTGAACAAAGTGCAACGTTTTGACAACCTGCAATGTTAGCAGGGATTCCCAACATCAAAACTGTTGAAAACAACGGCGCAGTTCCTCCGGGAATATAAATTCCAATATTTTCTATCGCACGACTTTCTCGCCAGCAAAAAACGCCTTCGGTTGTTTCTATAATTTTTTTCTCCTCTTGTTGGGAATTGTGAAATTTTCTGATATTCTCAGAAGCCAATTTTATCGCTGATTTTAACTCATCGGAAACGAATTGTTCTGCATCATTAATTTCTGATTCAGAGACTTTTACATCCTGAATAGAAACTTTGTCAAACTGTTCTGTGAAGTATTTTAACGCTTTATCTCCTTTTTTTTCGACTTCCGAAAAAACTTGTTTAATCTGAGATTCGAGACTTTCCTGTTTTTGCAAAGGTCTTTCACAAAGCGATTTCCAGTCTTCTTTTTTTGGATATTTATACTGCTTCATCATAAAATCATTTTTTCAATTTCTAAAACTAAAATTCCTTGTGCACCTTCCTTTTTCAGGTTCTCAATCACTTCCCAAAATTGATCTTCTTTGATGACTGAATGAATAGATGACCAACCACTTTCGGCTAAAGGAAGAATAGTTGGCGATTTCATTCCGGGTAAGAGATTGATAATTTTTTCAAGATTCTGATTAGGTGCATTTAAAAGAATATACTTGCTTTCCGAAGCTTCTTTTACGGCATTGATTCTGAATAAAAGTTTGTTTAAAATCTCCAGATTTTCATTAGATAGATTCTCATTGGAAATCAATATAGCTTCACTTTCCAGAACAGTTTCAACTTCTTTCAAACCATTAGTCAGTAGAGTAGAACCGGTACTGATAATGTCAAAAATTCCGTCGGAAAGTCCGATTCCAGGTGCGATTTCTACACTTCCACCAATCTTTTCGATTTGTGCATTGATGTTATTTTCTTGGAAATAGTTTGAAAGAATCTCTGGATAAGAAGTTGCCACTTTTTTATTTTCGAAATATGGGATTCCGTTATAATTTTCTTCTTTAGGAATTGCCAGAGACAATCTGCATTGGGCAAATCCAAGCTTTTGAACAATTTCAATATTTTTCTTTTGTTCCAAAACTTCATTCAGACCGATAATTCCGATATCAGCAACGCCTTGCTCTACATATTGCGGAATATCATCATCACGAAGAAATAAGATTTCTAATGGAAAATTAGTGGAAACAGCCTTTAGTTTTCTGGTTCCGTTGGAGATTTTGATGCCACATTCTTCCAGCAGTTTCAGAGACTTTTCGCTCAGTCTTCCATTTTTTTGTATGGCTAATTTTAGTTTACTCATTTTTGATTTTATAGATAAGGTCTGAGTAAACGACAAGGAAAATTGGAAAACAAAAAACCGCCTGATTACTCAGACGGTTAATATTATTTTGAAGTTATGACATACCATTACCTTCCCGCCTGAACGTGAGAATGGTGATGATGATGCATAAGTTGTATAGACATTTCTTGCTTTTTTGTTGGGACAAATGTAGAACTAATTTTTAAATAATTATAAAATTATGTAAAAAAATTAATTAAAACTATTTTTCCATTGGGTAATCATTTCTGAAAATCTCGTGTTCTCAAAAGTTTTATTTCTGATTTTTGAAACTGTGTGAATGCCTTTTTCATCGGAGATTCTCAGGATTTCTTCAGCTTTTTGAGATTCGAAGGCGATGATTTCTGCTTCTTCAATTTCTGCCAGTTTATTTTTGTGAACAAAAGTGACAAAGTTTTCCATTAATGGTGAAATATAAGCACCTTCCGTTTGTTTCGGAATTTTAATCACATTATTCTGGAGAAACAAAAGATTTCCGAAGATACTTCTGGCAATTTTCTTGTTCGGATTCAGAAGAATAACGTCATCCAAATCATTTTCTTTGGCATAAATTTCAGCATAGATATTCTCGGCAGAATGAACACGGATGTTACTCAAAAGATTCGCATTAACATTGATTTCCTTAATGAGATCCAGTTCAATATTACCTTGTATATAAAGAATGTCTCCCGATTCTTCCACTTCAAAATAGAAAGCGGTTTCAGATTTCGGAAGCGGTTTGTCTTCCTGCTTTCTGTAAGCCATCAGTTGGATAATTCCATTCTCAATACCCTTACTCAAAACTTCTCTCTGAAACAGTTCCTGAAAAAATTCTAAGGTGTATGTCAGCGGAATATTCAGTCTCATTTTCCGCATCGATGCCATCAGAAAAAAATAAGATTCCTCGGCCATTATGAGATTTCCGTTTCTTACAAAGAACGATACCCAAACCGAATCACCATAAAGAAAAGAACGGTTGATAACTTGAAGATTTTCTTCAGTATAAACTAATTTTTGCATTGTAGTATAAAAAAATAATGAACGATAAAATCGTTCATCCATTTATTTTTAAGCGGCGCCTAATTTTATCTGTAAGTTCTCTATCAGGTTTTCCCAATAGAGTTTGTTTTCTTCCTCATCGCCAGGCTCACAAAAGTCGGTGATGTTAAGCGAAAGGTCATCCGTTATTTCATCAATGACGATAGAAAGCTCGAAGAAATATTTCGTCCCTTCATCCTCTTCCCAACGGAAACGCACAAAACTTTCCGGCTTGTAACGGATCAGCGTCGCCTTCTCAGCAGGGCCACCGCCCCAGCTGAAATAGAAATCGTCTCCACGTTCTACAACGTCGTCTGCAAACCATTCTGATAATCCTTCTGCACTTGCCAGATACTCATACAAAATCTCCGAGAGACAATGCATATTGTATTCATACTGCACTTTCGTTTTCGCCATATACTAATTCTAATTGTGGCGCAATATATAAATTAATTTCTTATTTCCAAATCAAAATGTCTATGGAAATTCAAATTTTTTATAGAAAATAAATATGATTTTTATTAGCTGATTTTGTACCGTTGATGAACACTAATTTTTAAAATTATTTGACATCATCCAACCTAAAGATTTGGGCAGCTTAATCCGCCTTCCGCTCCCAATCTTTTTTGCAGATCATTTCAGATTAAATAGAACTTGATGGTTGGCAAAAAAGGATTTCCGCTCAAGTCGGGCTGCAGATTCGTCATAAAAACAAAGGCTTCCCTCAAAACGAAATTTGTCATTCCGTAGGAATCTCGACAGCGACGTTTAGATTCCTACGGAATGACAAATTGGATGTTAATTTAAAATCTATTCCACTTCATTCAAAGCTTCCAGAATAATCGCGCAACCTTTTCGGATTTCGTCTTCGGAGATTGTGAGTGGAGGAGAGATTCTCAGATATTCGTTTCTGTACAGTTGCCAGAAAACAATCAATCCTTTTTCCATACATTTTGAAGCCACTTTCAAAGTATATTCCGGAGAACCGAGATTCACAGCTAACATCAGTCCTTTCCCGTTGACGTTTTTGATTTTCGGATGAACCAATAATTCCCGGAAGAGTTTTTCCTTCTTATCTGTCTCATTCATCAGTCCGCTTTCCAAAACTTCTTTCAGAGTAGCGTGAGAAGCCGCAGCAATCAAAGGATTTCCTCCAAAAGTGGTAATATGTCCCAACTTCGGCGAATGTGAAAGGCTTGACATAATTTCTTTCGAACTCATAAAAGCACCAACCGGAACGCCGCCGCCCATTCCTTTTCCCATTACAAGAATATCAGGGACAATCCCAAAATGTTCAAAAGCAAATAATTTTCCGGTTCTTCCAAACCCCGGCTGAATCTCGTCCAAAATCAGTAGCGCACCAACTTCTTCACAACGTTTTTTAAGCTGAATGAAATAATTATCTTTTGGCATAATAAAACCCGCCGCACCCTGAATAGTTTCTACGATGACACAAGCCGTTTTCTCTGTGATTTTATCAAAATCATTTTCATTATTAAACTCGATGAAATTGACCATTGGCAGCAACGGACGGAATTCTCTTTTGTGAACTTCGTTTCCTGCAACAGAAAGCGCGCCGTGGGTATTTCCGTGATAAGCATCTTTGAAGGCGATTATTTCTTCTCTTCCAGTATAGCGTTTAGCTAATTTCAAACTGCCATCAATCGCCTCCGCTCCAGAATTAACAAGATAAGTGACTTCCAAAGGTTCTGGTGTTGCTTCTGCCAAAAGTCTGCAAAGTTCCACTGGTTTTTCTTGCGCATATTCGCCGTAAACCATTACGTGCAAGTATTTGTCCGCTTGTTCTTTGATGGCGTTAACCACTTTTGGATGAGAATGTCCAAGCGTATTGGCAGAAACACCAGCTACAAAATCCAGATAAGCTTTTCCGTCTTTTCCGTAGATGTAACTTCCTTCCGCTTTTTCAACTTCGAAGCCTGCTGCATAAGGTGTTGTTTGAGCTTGGTATTTAAAGAAATCTTGTTTCATTTTTCAATGTAGATGTTAGAAATTAGATTTTAAAAGTTTCTATATCATTTAGTTTTTTGAATTTTTTGAGAACTTTTAAACTTTTGCAAAGGTCGTGAATTTTGAGTTTCGATTCTATGAAATGACAAAATTTTCGACTTGGCGAAGCGCGCCCCGACTTGAACGGAGCTCTTTTTCTTTTTTTTGCCAAAAAAGGAAAAAGCGGGAGTGGAAGGCGGATAAAGGCGCCCAAATTTCGACTCCGCTCAATGTGACCGATATTTTATTTTTTTACCCGAACTGGTGTCTTAGGTTTATTCTTTTCTTCCTGTTTTTTCCGTTCGGCTTCAGCTAGGTTGAAGAGAGTGTTGTCGGACTCGTAGACTATTTCGGGATAATTAGGTGTGTCGAGAAAAATATCGCTGGGTTTCTGTAAGCGGTCTTTGGTGTTCCAATTGAAATCTTTGAAAAAACGTTCCTCTTTTGAGATTTGACTCATCGGATAAGTGTCGTTATTCGCACCAATATTGCAGGAAACAATCTCCAGTCGGCGCTCCAAAAACTCTGCTGTAATCTCGCCACAAGTGGACAACATTACGCCAATTCTTTTCATTTGTTTTGTTTTTTTATCCTCGTCATCCGCATAAGTAATAGCTTGCGCATTGCCTACCGCTTTTGCACTATCTATGGCATTGTTGTTGAGATAGACAATCATATTCTTGCTTTTGATCTGATTGAACTCATCTTTCAAATTCAAAGAATCTGCTTTACTGATAGCGAAGGCATTGCCTAAAACTCTGATGGAATCTGTGATTTCTTTTTCGGGATTACTGTAAACACGGATTTCGTCTCCGGTAACTTGTTTTACACCCATCCAAAGAATTGGTTTTCTCATCAGGTGCATTTCGCCGTCAGTTTCATTAAAGCTTAATGAATCTCCGCGACCTTGCATATTGGTTTTGAAAATTCTTACTTTTCTGTAAGCTCGCAAATAGCTTTTTTTCTTCAGTGCGTTGGCCGAATCTGGTCTTTGAAATGTAATGAATTTCTCTGCAGAAAAATAGGCAGAATCTTTACTTAGAATCTTTACAGCATAAGGTTTGTCCGTAACCATTGCAGAGTCTTTCTTTTCATAGATCTCTCCATAGCCACCTTTGATAAAACGTTTTTGCTGAGGGTCGTCCAACGTTACATTGCCTGTTCCTTTGCCGAAGCCTGTATTTCTGTTGAAGTATAATTTGTCTCCAGTCAGGATTTTCCCATTATTATGGATTCTTGAATTTTTGTTGAGGAAAGATTCGCCTGTTTTGGAATTATGGGTTCCAAGTTCTGTATAGACATAGTTGGCGTAATTTTCCTTACTTCTAATGGTTGTTGGCCCTGTAAAATCTGAAACGCCTGTATTTTGATTGGTTTTGATATTATCGCTTATGATAGTGTATTTATCAGTTTCGATATTAGAACGACCAATGAAATCTATCATTTTTGAATTGAGATAATAGGTAGCAGATTTGGTGTACATCACACTTCCATCATTACTATAAATTGTTCCGCCTGTGTTGAAATAAGCCGTGTTCGGGATTTTATCGTAATAAAGCGTTTCTGTTTTGATGGTTTGTTTTGGGTCGGTAAGAACTACATTTTTGCGTGCAATTCCACGTTGGGTGTTACCATCGTATTCCATTTCTTCTGCCGTGATTCTGTTTCCGTCGGCAGTTGTTAATACAGCATTTCCAATGGCTTTCAAAAAATTTTCTTTCTCATACCAAACAACTTCATTTGCTGTAAGAACAGAACCTTGATGTTCGAATTGAACATTTCCAGAGAAAACCATATTTCCTTCATATTTATCAGGTTTTTTACCTGCAGTATCTGAATGGACGTGTTTTACTTTTTTAGAAGGCTGTGTTTGCGGATTTTGATTTTTGAAAAAAGGGTCTTTAACCACACCCGTATTTTGGGTTGGCGGAGTGACCTGCGAAAATATTCTAACAAAAATTAGAAGTAGAACAACAAAAAAGGATTTCTTCATTAATTTTCAGACTTCTTGTGTCCGTAGAAGTACAACGAGTGCGTATCAATACTTACGCCAAATGCTTTTTCTATTGAGTCTTTGATGCCTTGGATTCTCGGGTCGCAGAACTCTATAATCTCTGCAATTTCTTTATCAGAATCTTCTTTATAAATGACCAAATGGTCGTGCTGCTTATCAAAATAAGACTTCTCATAAGAAGATGTGCTCAATGTTTTTTCTCCGAATTGGTGCTTTCTAATCAAGCCTGCATCCAAGAAAATCTCTATAGTATTATAAATCGTAGCCTTGCTTACGTGGTATTTTTTCTGCATCATCAGCAGATAAAGGTCATCCACGTTGAAGTGGTGCTCCATATTGTAAATCTCCTCAAGAATAGTATATCTCTCAGGCGTATTGCGGAAGCCTTTATCCATAAGATATTGTCTAAGGACGTCTTTTATAGTTGCGATATTCAACTCTTTTTGTTTCGTATCCATAGTACAAAAATAAAGAATTTTTTCGGGATTATTCGAAATGCTTGTGTTCGACTTTTTCGATTCTCTCGATTTTGATTTTCTGGTCAAGAAGCGGCGCCGATTCTACCACAACATTATGACTTGCAACGCCATAAGCTGTGAAGTCGTTACTGCCAAGTTTCTTTACAAAATTATAAATATTAAGAATGATTTTATCTCTAATTGTAAGAAGGAAATCATTGATATAAACATTATCGATAATCACAAACTTCAAATCAGGCGGAATGTTATGTGCTCTCAAAGAGGGATGTGAACTGCGTGAAGGAATCGTTCCTTCTTCCATCATTTCTGCTAAAATCTGCTGAAAATAATCGTTGATTCTTCTGTCTCTTTTGAAGCCCAGCAAGAAACTTATCTTATAAATTGTTCCAGGCAAAACCTCTTCCACATTGTATTTGAAGCTGTATGGGTCTTCCTGATTCACAATATTCAAAATAAAATAATGGTCAGCTCTTTTAGGTTGTGCTCGGATGATGGAATAAATGATTTTCGATTCTACTTCATCCTCTCTTTTTGCTCGACTAATGAAAGCAAGATTGGTCGCATACTTAGGAATCGTTTCATCCAGCTTCATATCTTTTATTGTAGAAACATATTTTTGAAGTTTTACAAATTTGATGAACGTTGTTTTGATAAGTCGCCCATTATACCAGGCATACATACAGATTCCTATAAATCCTGCCAAGAGAACGGACATCCAGCCACCTTCGAAAAATTTAATAATATTGGCACTGAAAAAACCACCTTCTATCACAATATAAACCAATGCAAAAAGTGCAATCCAGAGTTTGTTTGTTCTCGTTTTCAAAAACCAGAATACCAGCAGGATGGTTGTCATTAACATTGTCACGGTAATGGAAAGTCCATAGGCAGCTTCCATTCTTCCGGATTCTTTAAAATAGATCACAACAACAAAGCACAAAAGCAAAATTCCCCAATTGATTTTCGGGATGTACATTTGGCCTTTTATTCCGGAAGGATATTCGATTTCCTGATTAGGCCAGAAATTGAGGGCCATTGCTTCGGAAAACATTGTGAATGCTCCTGTGATTACCGCCTGGCTTGCGATGATTGCCGCAGCTGTTGCAATTACAACGCCCGGAATAATAAACCATTCCGGCATAATTCCGAAAAATGGATTTTTACCACGGAATACTTCGTGATAGTTGCTCAACAGCCAGGCACCCTGGCCAAGATAATTGAGGATCAGCATAGCTTTCACGAAAATCCAGCTCACTCGGATATTCTTGATACCACAATGCCCAAGATCGGAATATAATGCTTCTGCTCCGGTAGTACAAAGAAAGACAGCACCAAGGATGACAATGGCACTAGGAGAGTTATAGATCAATTTAATGGCATAATAAGGATTAAAAGCTTTTAGAATCATTGGATGTTCAACTAAATGAACAAGACCAAAACCTCCTAAAACCAAAAACCAAAGTACCATTACCGGTCCGAAAAACTTCCCGATAAAGCTGGTGCCAAATTGCTGAACCACAAAAATAATTACCAAAATGGCCAATGTGATAGGAACAACAGGTGGCTTGTGCGTAACGAGTTCCAGCCCCTCAATGGCGGACATTACAGTAAGAGAGGGCGTGATGATACTGTCCGCTACCAGAGCAGCTGCTCCGATGATGGCAATGATATAAAGCCATTTTTTCTTAAACCTTTTGACGAGTGAATAAAGTGATAGAATGCCACCTTCTCCTTTGTTGTCGGCTCTCAAAGCAATAATAACGTATTTTATCGTCGTTTGTAAAGTCAGAGTCCAAATAATACAAGACAATGCACCTTCTATGTATTCCTCAGAAATAATTCCGCCGGCTTTTCCTGCATTGATGATCGCTTTCATTACGTACAACGGCGAAGTTCCGATGTCTCCGAAAACAATTCCTAATGAAACCAAAACGCCCACTGCGGACAGTTTTTTGAGGTCAAAATGACCGCTGCTATCTTGCGACATAATAAAGTCTTATTGTAAAAATAATTCTGCAAATTTAGATTATTTTACAGATTAAGAAATTTTTTTGATGAAAATGTAATATTCGATAAAAAAGTAATTCTGGAATTAATTCTCCAAATCATTTCTCATATTGATTTTAGAGATAATTGATGAAGCTCCAAAATTTTCTTTTTTTCAAGTAATCCAAGTTTTGGTCATTGGCATAAGCCTCTCTTTCGAAACTAATATTTCTATAAGCTAGATGTGGATTTTTGTACTTCAGATATTTGAGATAATATTCTGAAAGATACCAAATATAAAATGGAATAATCAATAATTCAATCTGCTGACGGATATGAATTTTCTCATGATTGATTAAGACTTTGTTTTGCCTGTATTCTTTTTTTCTCAGCAATATAAACGGGAACAATGTAATCCCCGAAATTTTAGTATTTTTGAGTAATCTTTGGCAAACAATAATTATCATCAATCAAAGATAAAAATTTTGGTACAGTTTTTTAACTTATGAAACTAAATGACATCAAAGAGAATGAAGACTTTTATTATAACGAGCAGGGTTATAAAGTTTTTACAGAAAAGTTCCATTTGAAACGTGGTTATTGCTGTAAAAGCGGATGCAGACATTGTCCGTATGGTTATGATAAAAAGACGGATACTTTTATTAAAAAACCTAAATAATCTTAATATTATGAAATCGAAGATTCACGAATTCCAAAATAAAAATATATTAGCGATGAGTAAAAAATATTTCTTCATATTATTGGCTGCGGTTTCTCTTGGAATCACTTCTTGTAGCCCATTTCAAGTGAAATCTGATTATTCTGCTACAGCAAATTTTACAAACTATAAAACGTATTTGCTAAGAACAGATGATTTGAAACTGAATGATCTTGATAAAGACAGAGTTTTGAATGAATTATCAAAACAATTGCAATCAAAAGCTTTGACGTCTGGACAAAATCCGGATTTGATTGTGAATGTGAAAGCGTCCCACAAAAAAGTTCAGGACATTACCACCTCGTACGGCGGAGGCTGGGGTTGGGGAAGACCTTGGGGCTGGGGTGGCGGTTTTGGTATGGGAAATACCTGGACCAACAACTACAACAGTGGAACGATTGTGATTGACATTATTGATGCAAAAACTCAAAAATTGGTTTGGCAAGGCGCAGGTAGCGGAATTTCTGTAGATTCGCCAAGGTCAAAACAAAAACAAATTCCACAAGTTGTAGCTGAGATAATGGCTAATTATCCACCACAAAAAGGGAAATAATTTTAAATATATCTCTTAGATTTTATAGATTTCGCAGATGAATATTTGAGAAAAAATCTGCCTAATTACAAAAATCTGCGAGAAGCATAAAACCGCTATCATTTAGCGGTTTTTTTTATTCCGAAATTTTTGTTGTCATCAGTTCTTTAGCTTCTTTCAAAACTTCTGATTTCTTTTCTTGATTAAGTTCTAAAACATTCAACAAATTCTGATTATTGAATAATTCTTTTACCAAAACACATTTGTTCTCCAGCAATTTCTGTTTTTGTTTTCCATCCAAAGTCGTAAGACAAGTGATTGGATATAATGCATTTTGGTCAACCAGATTTTTGATGGATTTATTTTTCGGAAAATCCCAAGACAACAATCTCAATCCATAATATTCTGAAAAAGCCACAGAATCCTTGGTAAAATAAGTATTAGTAATCAGCCAACCATCTGTAAATTCGGTTTTGGTTCCGAAAAGATTGTACTGAATATCAGAAATATCTTTGATTCTTGACAAAACGTACATTGGCGTCGTAACAGAGATTTTCGTGTCTTCCGCATTCCGGAATTTACATTCTACCCAATACGTTTTATCGTCTTTATTGGCGATAACATCCGCTTCGTGAGTCACCGAATGTCCTTTTATTAATTGTCCCGTTTCGGTTTTGTAACCAATATTTTGAAACACTCGTGAGATCCACTGCTCAAAATAGAATCCCGCAGGTCCCAATTCCAGCAAAGCTTTTTTCAAACTGTATCTTGCCGCTGCAGAATTTGAGATTTTTTTCAGTTCATCAAACGCCATTTTATACAACTCTCTCGTCGTGATTCCGTCAAAGCAATTTGGTAAAATATTTTGGAGTACTTTTTTTACAGAGCTTTCGTCCGCTCCGGAGTTCCGAAGTGAGTTTTCTAGCTTTGAAATTTCAAATTCTACCGTTTCGCTGGCATTATTTTTTATTTTCATAATTGTGTCAACTTTTTTAACGCAAGGGCGCAAGTTTTTTTATTTTAATTATTAATAAAAGTCGCAAAGATCCAATTCTACTTTTTTCATCGAAGATAATAACTTTGTGACTTCTCAACTTTGAATCTAATAATTTTTGTGCCTTTGCGATAATTTTTTTCGAATCTAAAGTCTTTTTTCTTTTTATTCCACAAACCAAATCTCAAACCGGCTTCCCTGTTCCAAAGGTTTATAATTCAAGTAGCCTTTATGGGCTTCGATAATACTTTTACTGAGCGTTAAACCAATTCCGGAACCATTGCTTCTTGTCGTGAAAAACGGAAGGAAAATCTTATCCTGGATTTCCTTTGAGATTCCGGTTCCATTATCTTCTACACTTAGAATGATACGTTTGTTGTGAGTTTTGATTTCGGTTTTAATTGTTCTTTCAACATTATCGGAAACAGCGTAAATAGCGTTGAGATAAAGATTAATTAAACATCTTTCAATCATCTTTTCATCAGCAGAAATCAGATGATTTTCCAATGAATTGATAATGGTGATATGTTTTTTTTCAAATTCAGGCTTAAGAAAATTGAGTGAAGATTCTACAATATTAGATATAGAAATTGTTTTAAAAACAGGTTTTGGAAGTTCGGCAACTTGGCGGTAATCGTCTACAAAATTTAATAATTGTTTTGATTTGGAATTGATAATCATCAGACTTTCCTTCATATCCTGCTGGTCTTCCTTTTCGATAATTTCCTGATTGGCAATGTATTCAAGATTCTGAATCAGACTGTTAACAGGCGTTAAAGTATTCAGAAGTTCGTGGGAAATTACTTTCATCAGGTTATTCCAGGCTAATTTTTCTTTTTGTTCAATA encodes:
- a CDS encoding KUP/HAK/KT family potassium transporter yields the protein MSQDSSGHFDLKKLSAVGVLVSLGIVFGDIGTSPLYVMKAIINAGKAGGIISEEYIEGALSCIIWTLTLQTTIKYVIIALRADNKGEGGILSLYSLVKRFKKKWLYIIAIIGAAALVADSIITPSLTVMSAIEGLELVTHKPPVVPITLAILVIIFVVQQFGTSFIGKFFGPVMVLWFLVLGGFGLVHLVEHPMILKAFNPYYAIKLIYNSPSAIVILGAVFLCTTGAEALYSDLGHCGIKNIRVSWIFVKAMLILNYLGQGAWLLSNYHEVFRGKNPFFGIMPEWFIIPGVVIATAAAIIASQAVITGAFTMFSEAMALNFWPNQEIEYPSGIKGQMYIPKINWGILLLCFVVVIYFKESGRMEAAYGLSITVTMLMTTILLVFWFLKTRTNKLWIALFALVYIVIEGGFFSANIIKFFEGGWMSVLLAGFIGICMYAWYNGRLIKTTFIKFVKLQKYVSTIKDMKLDETIPKYATNLAFISRAKREDEVESKIIYSIIRAQPKRADHYFILNIVNQEDPYSFKYNVEEVLPGTIYKISFLLGFKRDRRINDYFQQILAEMMEEGTIPSRSSHPSLRAHNIPPDLKFVIIDNVYINDFLLTIRDKIILNIYNFVKKLGSNDFTAYGVASHNVVVESAPLLDQKIKIERIEKVEHKHFE
- a CDS encoding DUF5522 domain-containing protein, giving the protein MKLNDIKENEDFYYNEQGYKVFTEKFHLKRGYCCKSGCRHCPYGYDKKTDTFIKKPK
- a CDS encoding DUF4136 domain-containing protein yields the protein MSKKYFFILLAAVSLGITSCSPFQVKSDYSATANFTNYKTYLLRTDDLKLNDLDKDRVLNELSKQLQSKALTSGQNPDLIVNVKASHKKVQDITTSYGGGWGWGRPWGWGGGFGMGNTWTNNYNSGTIVIDIIDAKTQKLVWQGAGSGISVDSPRSKQKQIPQVVAEIMANYPPQKGK
- a CDS encoding restriction endonuclease; the encoded protein is MKIKNNASETVEFEISKLENSLRNSGADESSVKKVLQNILPNCFDGITTRELYKMAFDELKKISNSAAARYSLKKALLELGPAGFYFEQWISRVFQNIGYKTETGQLIKGHSVTHEADVIANKDDKTYWVECKFRNAEDTKISVTTPMYVLSRIKDISDIQYNLFGTKTEFTDGWLITNTYFTKDSVAFSEYYGLRLLSWDFPKNKSIKNLVDQNALYPITCLTTLDGKQKQKLLENKCVLVKELFNNQNLLNVLELNQEKKSEVLKEAKELMTTKISE
- a CDS encoding sensor histidine kinase gives rise to the protein MKKQQFFWLIFILLSIVSGIFAFDFYSQNKWINCVLFSLVGLVCIILAQTSALSYIQKTEKLLLAIQKKDFSLFPKTEENGLVDNAVKLYYQSKEEHLSLSSYQLLYEEILNQLEIGLMILSMKNDDWEVFYVNPIFLEILEIPKYNSWNLYENKAPDFYQIIKQTNYENSQEFFDISINENTKQSFSLRTKKVQNVKNRFCIISLESVQKIIEQKEKLAWNNLMKVISHELLNTLTPVNSLIQNLEYIANQEIIEKEDQQDMKESLMIINSKSKQLLNFVDDYRQVAELPKPVFKTISISNIVESSLNFLKPEFEKKHITIINSLENHLISADEKMIERCLINLYLNAIYAVSDNVERTIKTEIKTHNKRIILSVEDNGTGISKEIQDKIFLPFFTTRSNGSGIGLTLSKSIIEAHKGYLNYKPLEQGSRFEIWFVE